A window of Lacibacter sediminis contains these coding sequences:
- a CDS encoding VOC family protein gives MKQPFKYFLLFVLAVLLNYVLAAQVTKVDAIGITVKDMNRSLPFYTDVLGFEKVSDEQVQGTSVEQLKALFGINIRVVRLKLGDEFIELTDYLTTGGRSIPEDQKSNDLSFQHIAIVVSDMELAYQQLRKHNVEHVSTSPQTLPKSIPEAEGIKAFYFHDPDGHNLELIFFPKGKGQAKWQDQNGKLFLGIDHTAIGVSNTNNSHRFYSTLLGIERKGESFNKGIEQEHLNNVQGASLHITGYRSPAGPGVEFLEYLKPGPRRLYPPHTRADDLWFWQTNMITSDAEKLYKQLKAAKYKFVSSKLIHQQQNGVHTKSFIVKDPDGHAVQITEYVNEK, from the coding sequence ATGAAACAGCCTTTTAAATATTTCCTGCTCTTTGTATTAGCGGTGTTGCTCAATTATGTATTGGCAGCGCAAGTAACAAAAGTAGATGCAATTGGCATTACAGTAAAAGATATGAACCGTTCTCTCCCCTTCTATACCGATGTATTAGGTTTTGAAAAAGTAAGTGATGAACAAGTGCAAGGCACGTCGGTTGAACAATTAAAAGCACTGTTCGGTATCAACATCAGGGTTGTTCGTTTAAAACTGGGCGATGAATTTATTGAATTGACAGACTATCTCACAACAGGCGGCCGTAGTATTCCTGAAGATCAGAAAAGTAATGATCTTTCATTCCAACACATTGCGATTGTGGTGAGCGATATGGAACTGGCCTATCAGCAGCTACGTAAGCATAACGTAGAGCATGTATCCACTTCGCCACAAACCTTGCCCAAATCAATTCCGGAAGCTGAAGGAATCAAAGCATTTTATTTTCATGATCCTGATGGACATAATCTTGAACTGATCTTTTTTCCGAAAGGAAAAGGACAGGCAAAATGGCAAGACCAAAACGGAAAACTATTTCTTGGCATTGATCACACTGCTATTGGCGTGAGCAATACAAACAACAGTCATCGTTTCTACTCAACATTATTAGGCATTGAACGGAAAGGCGAAAGCTTTAATAAAGGCATTGAGCAGGAGCATCTCAACAATGTGCAAGGTGCATCATTACACATTACCGGCTACAGATCTCCTGCAGGACCTGGAGTTGAATTTCTCGAATACCTGAAGCCAGGACCCAGACGTTTATACCCGCCTCATACAAGAGCTGATGATCTCTGGTTTTGGCAAACAAATATGATCACAAGTGATGCAGAAAAATTATACAAACAATTAAAAGCGGCGAAGTACAAATTTGTTTCAAGCAAACTAATACATCAGCAACAAAACGGAGTGCATACAAAATCATTCATCGTAAAAGATCCGGATGGGCATGCAGTGCAGATCACGGAATATGTAAACGAAAAATAA
- a CDS encoding S8 family serine peptidase, whose protein sequence is MNETTAVTCPLCGDEVHKLIYRFHLESERLVIDKIKEQFPEWTKNDGICSRCLDYYHTELLMQQRMLPEIGPFFPVKSPDDFIILPSALRIDTDVRFTGKGVTICFIDSGFYLHDDLIKTSNRIKKIIDITHPDRTEDFFNTPHPSAWHGTMTSVVCAGDGYCSNGLYKGIAPDAELVLIKVQDDNNQITTDSICKALQWVVENHLIHNIKIVNLSVGADENISYHESGIDQLAEQLIKVGINIVAAAGNDTQVMIKPPANAPNVISIGGVDDANDLTAVPFSYHSSFGTTVDGLYKPELVANAIWIAAPILPRTYEAEEAATLHYALQLSDKELMQFWPDVQKNILFPENGNEKMSVTYCRQLLAKRLMQTKFFSKHYMHVDGTSFAAPLVSGVIAQLLQAKPELDPLNIRRLLFSTAKRLPDVPVVKQGYGYIRPRRALLKILNREVVMKKHASPFINRPKRMIEFHIQNSCAHQISLAGSFNYWAQDVLLMEPCANGSWKIEIPIPPQGTYTYKFLIDDKMWVEDVENPVREPDGFNGWNSVLNV, encoded by the coding sequence ATGAACGAAACAACTGCTGTTACATGTCCGCTTTGTGGCGATGAAGTGCACAAACTTATTTATCGGTTTCATCTTGAAAGCGAGCGATTGGTTATCGATAAGATCAAAGAACAATTTCCTGAATGGACGAAAAATGATGGCATATGTAGCCGTTGCTTGGATTATTATCATACTGAATTGTTGATGCAGCAACGGATGCTGCCAGAGATAGGCCCATTCTTTCCTGTAAAAAGTCCTGATGATTTTATTATTCTTCCATCAGCCCTACGTATCGATACCGATGTACGTTTCACAGGCAAGGGCGTTACTATCTGTTTTATTGATAGTGGATTTTATCTGCATGACGATCTGATTAAAACAAGTAACCGAATTAAAAAGATCATCGACATCACACATCCTGACCGGACGGAAGATTTTTTCAATACTCCTCATCCATCAGCATGGCATGGCACGATGACAAGTGTGGTATGTGCAGGCGATGGTTATTGCAGCAATGGTTTATACAAAGGCATTGCACCCGATGCTGAGCTTGTATTGATCAAAGTGCAGGATGATAATAACCAGATCACAACAGACAGTATTTGCAAAGCATTGCAATGGGTGGTCGAAAATCACTTGATCCATAATATCAAAATTGTAAACCTGAGCGTGGGTGCTGATGAGAATATAAGTTATCATGAATCGGGAATTGATCAGCTTGCAGAACAACTCATTAAGGTAGGCATCAACATTGTTGCTGCAGCAGGCAACGACACACAGGTCATGATCAAACCACCTGCAAATGCACCAAACGTTATCAGTATTGGCGGTGTAGATGATGCGAACGACCTGACTGCTGTTCCATTCAGCTATCACTCTTCTTTCGGCACCACAGTCGATGGTTTATATAAACCCGAGTTGGTTGCAAATGCCATCTGGATAGCTGCACCTATCTTACCACGAACCTATGAAGCAGAGGAGGCGGCTACCTTACACTATGCACTTCAACTTTCTGATAAAGAGTTAATGCAGTTTTGGCCCGATGTGCAAAAAAATATTTTGTTTCCTGAAAATGGAAATGAGAAAATGAGTGTAACTTATTGCAGGCAGTTGCTGGCAAAACGGTTAATGCAAACAAAGTTTTTTTCTAAGCACTACATGCATGTTGACGGCACTTCCTTTGCAGCACCGCTGGTCAGCGGAGTAATTGCACAGTTACTGCAGGCCAAACCGGAACTTGACCCTTTGAATATCCGCCGACTCCTATTCAGTACTGCTAAACGCCTGCCTGACGTTCCCGTTGTAAAGCAGGGATATGGGTACATCCGTCCCCGAAGAGCATTGCTTAAAATTCTAAACCGGGAGGTTGTAATGAAAAAACATGCGTCGCCATTTATTAACAGGCCAAAAAGAATGATCGAATTTCATATTCAGAATAGTTGCGCCCACCAGATCTCACTTGCAGGTAGTTTTAATTACTGGGCGCAGGACGTTTTGCTGATGGAGCCATGTGCCAACGGGTCATGGAAAATTGAAATACCCATACCACCACAAGGCACTTACACGTATAAATTTTTAATTGATGATAAGATGTGGGTGGAAGATGTGGAGAATCCTGTACGTGAACCCGATGGTTTTAATGGGTGGAACAGCGTGCTTAATGTATAA
- a CDS encoding Rieske 2Fe-2S domain-containing protein → MSTAYSAVGWNRQKKIYDGWIAAFCITYLALFISLTLLFNSEATFETILIRSTSTLAVLLLHIILSIGPLTRLNKKFMPLLYNRRHLGVTMFSFAAVHGIFSIIQFHSLSNTNPFLSLFLSNTNYGSVPAFPFQTLGFIALIIFFLMAITSHDFWLHNLSPIVWKTLHMFVYAAYILVVMHVMLGVIQYEKNPAFVLILFTGSASLIILHLLAGQKERKIDKMKFKLKEDGFVYVCEADEIEDSRAKIFCIDQERIAVYRHENKLYAIHNVCKHQGGPLGEGKIVDGCITCPWHGYQYLPQNGQSPPPFKEKVSTYDVLVNNNKVWLNPTAYAEGTERKGASL, encoded by the coding sequence ATGAGTACTGCTTATAGTGCTGTCGGCTGGAACCGGCAAAAGAAAATTTATGATGGATGGATCGCTGCTTTTTGCATCACTTACCTTGCTCTATTCATTTCACTTACACTACTGTTTAACAGCGAAGCAACTTTCGAAACGATACTGATCAGGAGCACTTCTACCCTTGCGGTTTTGCTATTGCACATCATTCTTTCCATTGGACCTTTAACAAGATTGAATAAAAAGTTCATGCCGCTGCTTTACAACAGAAGACATCTTGGCGTTACGATGTTTTCCTTTGCAGCAGTTCATGGCATTTTCAGTATCATCCAGTTTCATTCGTTGAGTAATACCAATCCTTTCCTTTCTTTATTTCTATCGAATACAAACTACGGATCAGTTCCGGCATTCCCGTTCCAGACACTGGGCTTTATTGCATTGATCATTTTCTTTTTAATGGCCATTACCAGTCATGATTTCTGGTTGCATAATCTTTCACCCATTGTTTGGAAAACACTACACATGTTTGTGTATGCAGCTTACATACTGGTGGTAATGCATGTAATGCTGGGCGTAATTCAATATGAAAAAAATCCGGCATTCGTACTCATCCTGTTTACCGGTTCGGCTTCACTGATCATTCTTCACCTGCTTGCCGGGCAAAAAGAAAGAAAGATCGATAAGATGAAATTTAAACTGAAAGAGGATGGCTTTGTGTATGTATGCGAAGCAGATGAAATTGAAGATAGTCGTGCAAAAATATTTTGTATTGACCAGGAACGTATCGCAGTGTACAGGCATGAAAATAAATTATACGCAATTCACAATGTATGTAAGCACCAAGGCGGCCCATTAGGTGAGGGAAAGATTGTTGATGGTTGTATTACCTGTCCCTGGCATGGTTACCAGTACCTGCCACAGAATGGCCAATCGCCACCACCTTTTAAAGAAAAAGTAAGCACTTATGATGTGCTTGTAAATAATAACAAAGTATGGTTGAATCCAACTGCTTATGCCGAAGGAACTGAACGTAAAGGAGCATCGTTATAA
- a CDS encoding phosphopantothenoylcysteine decarboxylase domain-containing protein — protein MLQGKNILITAGPTKEAIDPVRYISNHSSGKMGYAIADVCLQNGANVTLVSGPVCISLLHEHLKLVQVQSANEMYLACCRYFEEADIVVFAAAVADYRPAVIANQKIKKNDEDFFIRMVKNIDIAYEFGQIKQPHQLSVGFALETNNELQHAIGKLEKKNFDMVVLNSMNDAQAGFGFDTNKISIIRNDQTRVEFDLKPKSEVAIDIVNEAASLHQAKENFVKSLI, from the coding sequence ATGCTGCAAGGGAAAAATATACTTATTACTGCGGGGCCAACAAAGGAAGCAATTGACCCGGTACGATATATCAGCAATCACTCTTCAGGCAAAATGGGATATGCAATAGCTGATGTTTGTTTGCAGAACGGTGCAAATGTTACACTTGTATCGGGCCCGGTATGCATTTCGCTTTTGCATGAACATTTAAAGTTGGTGCAGGTACAATCGGCAAATGAAATGTACCTGGCTTGTTGCCGCTATTTTGAAGAAGCTGATATTGTTGTGTTTGCTGCTGCAGTTGCTGATTACCGTCCGGCTGTTATAGCAAATCAGAAGATCAAAAAAAATGATGAAGATTTTTTTATCCGCATGGTAAAGAACATTGATATTGCTTATGAGTTTGGGCAGATAAAACAACCACATCAACTTTCAGTTGGCTTTGCGCTGGAAACAAATAATGAACTGCAGCATGCTATCGGTAAACTGGAGAAAAAGAATTTTGATATGGTTGTTCTCAATTCGATGAATGATGCGCAGGCAGGGTTTGGTTTTGATACCAATAAGATCAGTATCATTCGTAATGATCAAACAAGAGTTGAGTTTGATCTCAAGCCGAAGAGTGAAGTGGCGATTGATATTGTAAACGAAGCTGCCAGCCTACACCAAGCCAAAGAGAATTTTGTAAAATCACTAATATAA